A portion of the Deltaproteobacteria bacterium genome contains these proteins:
- the infA gene encoding translation initiation factor IF-1 gives MARDDLIQTTGSVEKILGGGRYQVTLDSGQTVTAQLSGRMRRFRIRVIPGDRVQVGLSPYDPTHGFITFRLREGQNAPGDGP, from the coding sequence GTGGCGCGCGACGACCTGATCCAGACGACCGGCTCCGTCGAGAAGATCCTCGGCGGCGGGCGCTACCAGGTGACGCTCGACTCGGGCCAGACCGTGACCGCCCAGCTCTCGGGGCGCATGCGCCGGTTCCGGATCCGCGTGATCCCGGGCGACCGCGTGCAGGTGGGCCTCTCGCCCTACGACCCGACCCACGGCTTCATCACGTTCCGGCTGCGCGAGGGCCAGAACGCGCCCGGGGACGGGCCGTAG